One window of Chloroflexota bacterium genomic DNA carries:
- a CDS encoding S1 RNA-binding domain-containing protein → MDGENELMEQSPQNVGSEGEAHPMTSLLESGFGMSQLTKGEVREGKITHITHSEILVDVGAKSEGVISGKELEQMDARIRESLQVGQDLLVYIVDPEDDNGNIILSFSRAQQERDWRDAEDLLDSQTVYKGLIAGYNKGGLIVKVGNVRGFVPASQMGPARRRRIEGDTPEQKWAKMVSEPIMVKVVEVDRERNRLILSERAAAKESREAQREQLLSDLKEGDICTGRVISIAPFGVFVDVGGADGLVHLSELTWKRIEHPKEILKVGQEVKVQVLSVEKDRKRIALSMKRLEGDPWSRITQQYKIGQLVEGTITKLTKFGAFARIKGNDEIEGLIHISELSDGRIAHPKDVVQEGQTYALRIVKIEPDKRRIGLSLKEVGSSRYLESDWESAADDIPDDEQE, encoded by the coding sequence TTGGATGGAGAAAATGAGTTAATGGAGCAAAGCCCACAAAACGTCGGGAGCGAGGGCGAGGCGCACCCGATGACTAGTCTCCTCGAGTCAGGGTTTGGCATGAGCCAACTGACAAAAGGAGAAGTTCGCGAAGGCAAGATCACACACATCACTCACTCTGAAATTTTGGTGGATGTTGGCGCCAAAAGTGAGGGTGTGATCAGCGGCAAAGAACTGGAGCAGATGGACGCTCGCATCCGCGAGAGCCTCCAGGTCGGCCAAGATTTGCTGGTTTATATCGTTGATCCAGAAGATGATAACGGCAATATTATCCTGTCGTTCAGCCGCGCCCAGCAAGAGCGTGACTGGCGGGACGCTGAAGACCTGCTGGACAGCCAGACGGTATACAAGGGCCTGATTGCCGGGTATAACAAAGGCGGCCTGATCGTCAAAGTGGGCAATGTGCGCGGTTTTGTGCCGGCGTCGCAAATGGGGCCAGCCCGCCGCCGCCGCATCGAAGGCGACACCCCAGAGCAGAAATGGGCCAAGATGGTAAGCGAGCCGATCATGGTCAAGGTAGTGGAAGTTGACCGTGAGCGCAACCGTCTCATTCTCTCGGAACGCGCCGCCGCCAAAGAAAGCCGCGAGGCGCAACGGGAGCAGTTGCTCTCTGACCTCAAAGAGGGCGACATTTGCACCGGGCGTGTAATCTCCATTGCCCCATTCGGCGTATTTGTGGATGTGGGCGGGGCGGACGGCCTGGTGCATCTGTCTGAACTGACCTGGAAGCGCATTGAGCACCCTAAAGAAATCCTCAAAGTCGGCCAGGAAGTCAAAGTGCAAGTTTTGAGCGTGGAGAAGGATCGCAAACGCATTGCCCTTTCAATGAAGCGACTGGAAGGTGACCCGTGGTCGCGCATCACCCAGCAATATAAGATCGGACAATTGGTCGAGGGCACGATCACCAAGCTCACCAAGTTCGGGGCGTTCGCCCGGATCAAGGGCAATGACGAAATCGAAGGCCTGATCCACATTTCCGAACTCTCGGATGGCCGGATTGCCCACCCCAAAGACGTGGTGCAGGAAGGCCAAACTTACGCCTTGCGTATCGTCAAAATCGAGCCGGACAAACGGCGGATCGGACTGAGCCTGAAAGAAGTTGGCTCCTCACGATACCTTGAGAGCGACTGGGAAAGCGCCGCAGATGACATCCCAGACGACGAGCAAGAGTAA
- a CDS encoding ATP-dependent Clp protease ATP-binding subunit → MQRFTQRARRVLSLAQEEAERLRHNYIGTEHLLLGLIREEGGVAGRVLRELGLEQRRVQEMVERLSGPGQRNKPARIDLAPGTRRTLELAIDEAKRMGQHYISTEHILLGLVRHNEGVAIDVLNKLGISPEQIRRQTRRVLQENPQQPATPSSTTPQKQTAGGAPEKKKDTKSKTPLVDQLATDLTALAEDNKLDPVIGRQSEIERVIQILARRTKNNPALIGEPGVGKTAIVEGLAQRIIAGDTPEPLLGRRVLQLDVGSLVAGTMYRGQFEERLKRVIEEVKISNSILFIDEVHMLVGAGSAGSSVDAANILKPALSRGHIQVIGATTLNEYRKHIESDAALERRFQPVTVDEPTIEETISILHGIKSRYEDHHKLTITDDAIDAAAHLSARYVPDRFLPDKAIDLIDEAGSRVRMYKSPEAKSFKDTMSDLRLVREERAIAVEEARYDDAQELLARETSLEEKLSQLRAGWDQASMPVVSAADIAEVLGMWTGIPVVQIATEESERLLHMEEDLHKRIIGQDEAISAISRAVRRARAGLKDPKRPIGSFIFLGPTGVGKTELTKALAAFMFGSEDAIIQLDMSEFMERHSVSRLVGAPPGYVGYEDAGQLTEGLRRRPYSIVVFDEIEKAHPEAHNMLLQIMEEGQLSDARGKKVSFRNAMIVMTSNVGADMIKRQAALGFSMKRDEARAEQESYTDMHKKLTEELKKSFRPEFLNRVDGVVVFRSLNKAEIVQIVDLELDKVRERLAERELKLEVSDEAKQHLADAGYNPDYGARPLRRVIQNKVEDGVSDALLRTHATSGSTIYVDFKDGEISIRAEGATDGGEEGNAEREIADILSPL, encoded by the coding sequence ATGCAGCGGTTCACCCAACGAGCGCGCCGGGTGTTGAGCCTGGCTCAGGAAGAAGCCGAACGCCTGCGACATAACTACATTGGCACCGAGCATTTACTACTCGGCCTGATCCGCGAAGAAGGCGGCGTGGCCGGGCGCGTTTTGCGTGAGCTAGGACTTGAACAACGGCGTGTGCAGGAGATGGTCGAACGCCTCAGCGGCCCCGGCCAACGCAACAAGCCGGCCAGGATCGATCTGGCCCCCGGAACCCGCCGCACCCTGGAATTGGCCATTGACGAAGCCAAACGCATGGGCCAGCATTACATCAGCACCGAGCACATCCTGCTTGGCCTGGTGCGCCACAATGAAGGCGTGGCCATTGATGTCCTCAATAAACTTGGCATCTCGCCCGAACAGATTCGCCGCCAGACCCGGCGCGTTCTGCAAGAGAATCCCCAGCAACCTGCCACGCCCAGTTCAACCACCCCGCAAAAGCAAACCGCCGGCGGCGCGCCTGAGAAGAAGAAAGACACCAAGAGCAAAACGCCGCTTGTCGATCAGCTTGCTACCGACCTCACCGCCCTGGCTGAGGACAACAAGCTTGACCCGGTCATTGGCCGCCAGAGCGAGATCGAGCGCGTCATTCAAATCCTCGCCCGCCGCACCAAGAACAACCCGGCCCTCATCGGCGAGCCAGGCGTGGGCAAGACGGCCATCGTCGAAGGTTTGGCCCAGCGCATCATTGCCGGCGACACCCCCGAACCCCTGCTTGGCCGCCGCGTCCTGCAACTCGACGTCGGCTCGCTCGTGGCCGGAACCATGTATCGCGGCCAGTTTGAAGAGCGACTCAAGCGCGTGATCGAAGAAGTCAAGATCTCGAACTCGATCTTGTTTATTGACGAAGTTCACATGCTGGTCGGCGCCGGTTCAGCCGGCTCTTCCGTGGACGCCGCCAACATCCTCAAGCCCGCCCTCTCACGGGGGCATATTCAAGTCATCGGCGCGACCACCCTCAACGAATACCGTAAGCACATTGAAAGCGACGCCGCCCTTGAGCGCCGCTTCCAGCCAGTCACCGTGGACGAGCCGACCATCGAAGAGACGATCAGCATTTTGCACGGCATCAAATCGCGCTACGAAGATCACCACAAGCTCACCATCACCGACGACGCCATTGACGCCGCCGCTCACCTTTCGGCCCGCTACGTGCCCGACCGCTTCCTGCCCGACAAGGCCATTGACCTGATTGACGAAGCCGGGTCGCGGGTGCGAATGTACAAGAGTCCCGAAGCCAAGAGTTTCAAAGACACCATGTCCGACCTGCGCCTGGTGCGTGAAGAGCGGGCCATTGCCGTCGAAGAAGCGCGTTATGACGACGCTCAGGAACTGCTGGCTCGCGAAACCTCACTTGAAGAAAAACTCAGCCAACTGCGCGCCGGCTGGGATCAAGCCTCCATGCCGGTCGTCAGCGCCGCCGACATCGCCGAAGTGTTGGGCATGTGGACGGGCATTCCGGTAGTTCAAATTGCCACCGAAGAGTCCGAGCGCCTGCTTCATATGGAAGAGGATCTGCATAAACGCATCATCGGCCAGGATGAAGCCATCAGCGCCATTTCTCGCGCCGTCCGCCGCGCCCGCGCCGGCCTCAAAGACCCCAAGCGCCCCATCGGCTCGTTTATTTTCCTCGGCCCCACCGGAGTCGGCAAAACCGAGCTGACCAAAGCCCTGGCCGCCTTCATGTTCGGCAGTGAAGATGCTATTATTCAATTAGACATGTCGGAATTCATGGAGCGGCACAGCGTCTCCCGCCTCGTCGGCGCTCCCCCCGGCTACGTGGGCTACGAAGACGCCGGCCAGTTGACCGAAGGCCTGCGCCGCCGCCCGTATTCGATCGTCGTCTTTGACGAGATCGAAAAGGCCCATCCCGAAGCCCACAACATGCTTCTGCAAATCATGGAAGAAGGCCAGCTTTCGGACGCGCGCGGCAAGAAGGTGAGCTTCCGCAACGCGATGATCGTCATGACCTCCAACGTCGGCGCCGACATGATCAAGCGCCAGGCGGCGCTGGGTTTTTCGATGAAGCGCGACGAGGCCAGGGCCGAGCAAGAGTCGTACACCGACATGCACAAGAAACTGACTGAGGAACTTAAGAAGAGTTTCCGCCCCGAGTTTCTCAACCGGGTGGACGGGGTGGTGGTCTTCCGCTCGCTCAACAAGGCCGAGATCGTTCAAATCGTTGACCTGGAACTTGACAAGGTGCGCGAGCGATTGGCCGAGCGCGAACTTAAGTTGGAAGTGTCGGACGAGGCCAAACAGCATTTGGCCGACGCCGGTTACAACCCCGATTACGGCGCTCGCCCTCTGCGCCGGGTGATTCAGAACAAGGTGGAAGACGGCGTGTCGGACGCCCTGCTTCGCACCCACGCCACGTCGGGGAGCACAATTTACGTTGACTTCAAGGATGGTGAGATCTCGATCCGGGCTGAAGGGGCGACCGACGGCGGCGAAGAAGGAAACGCTGAGAGAGAGATCGCGGATATTCTTTCACCCCTTTAG